A portion of the Rhodospirillaceae bacterium genome contains these proteins:
- a CDS encoding peptide ABC transporter substrate-binding protein, translating into MFFQVVGANAADKKDELTIGITQFPSTFHPNIDSMMAKTYILSMTRRPFTAYDKNWKLVCLLCTKLPTLKNGLAKPELTPKGKRGIAVTYTILPQAVWGDGVPVTTEDVVFTWKIGRHRLSGVAGMEFYRSLYKIDVKDAKTFTLHFDKRTFDYSAINGFLLVPKHIDKNNFAKPAEYKHQTAFDTDTANAGLYFGPYVISKVKPGSHVVLERNPKWWGKKPYFQRIIVRVIGNTAALEANLLSGTIDMIAGELGLTVDQAVAFERRHGKKFNISYKAGLIYEHLDLNLDNPFLKDKRVRKALLYALDRDLIVGQLFGGRQPVAHTSVSPLDWIVAKDIPTYRHDPKMAKQLLTQAGWTKRGRKLVNKKGETLTLDIMTTAGNRSRELVEQVLQSQWKKLGIDVRIKNQPARVFFGQTVTQRKFKAMAMFAWISSPESVPRTTLHSDHIPSKENNFAGQNYTGYKNPEMDGLLERIEVELDRDKRQKLWHRFQTIYADDLPVIPLYFRAEPYILPKWLKGLEPTGHQDPSTLWVEHWRRG; encoded by the coding sequence ATGTTTTTTCAGGTGGTCGGTGCCAACGCTGCCGATAAGAAGGACGAACTGACCATCGGGATCACGCAATTCCCGTCTACCTTTCATCCCAATATAGATTCGATGATGGCCAAGACCTATATCCTGTCCATGACCCGCCGTCCGTTTACGGCATACGACAAAAATTGGAAATTGGTCTGCCTGCTCTGCACCAAGCTCCCGACCCTCAAGAACGGCCTGGCGAAGCCTGAACTCACGCCAAAAGGAAAACGCGGCATCGCCGTTACCTATACCATCTTACCTCAAGCTGTGTGGGGAGATGGCGTACCTGTCACAACTGAAGACGTGGTGTTTACCTGGAAAATCGGTCGCCATCGCCTGAGTGGTGTTGCCGGCATGGAATTCTATCGCAGCCTTTACAAGATCGATGTGAAAGATGCGAAAACCTTCACCCTGCACTTTGATAAGCGCACTTTCGATTACAGCGCCATCAATGGATTTCTTCTGGTCCCGAAACACATCGACAAAAATAACTTCGCCAAGCCCGCCGAATATAAGCATCAGACTGCGTTCGATACCGACACGGCCAATGCGGGCCTTTACTTCGGCCCCTACGTTATAAGCAAGGTCAAACCAGGCTCTCATGTTGTTCTGGAACGAAATCCTAAATGGTGGGGCAAGAAGCCTTATTTCCAGCGTATAATTGTCCGCGTCATCGGCAATACCGCCGCCCTGGAGGCCAATCTTTTATCCGGCACGATCGATATGATCGCGGGGGAATTAGGGCTAACCGTGGATCAGGCTGTGGCCTTCGAACGCCGCCACGGTAAGAAATTCAATATTTCCTACAAGGCCGGGCTGATTTACGAACATCTTGATTTAAACTTGGACAACCCGTTCTTGAAAGATAAACGGGTCCGAAAGGCGCTTCTATATGCGCTCGACAGAGACCTGATCGTTGGGCAGTTGTTTGGCGGTCGCCAGCCTGTCGCACATACGTCCGTCAGCCCGCTCGACTGGATTGTTGCGAAAGATATTCCGACCTATCGTCACGATCCAAAAATGGCCAAGCAGCTTTTGACACAAGCCGGCTGGACCAAGCGCGGTCGCAAGCTGGTCAATAAAAAGGGCGAAACCCTAACCCTCGACATCATGACTACGGCAGGTAACCGGTCGCGTGAATTGGTTGAGCAAGTTCTGCAAAGCCAGTGGAAGAAACTTGGAATTGATGTTCGTATTAAGAACCAACCCGCACGCGTCTTCTTCGGCCAGACAGTCACCCAACGAAAATTCAAAGCCATGGCCATGTTCGCCTGGATCAGTTCGCCTGAGAGTGTTCCCAGAACGACCTTGCATTCCGACCACATCCCCAGCAAAGAAAACAATTTCGCGGGCCAGAATTACACTGGATACAAGAACCCGGAAATGGATGGGTTGCTGGAAAGAATTGAAGTGGAGCTAGACCGCGACAAACGCCAAAAGCTCTGGCATCGGTTTCAAACCATCTACGCCGACGACCTGCCGGTGATCCCCCTCTATTTCCGGGCAGAGCCCTATATACTTCCCAAATGGCTCAAGGGCCTAGAGCCTACGGGGCATCAGGACCCGTCAACATTGTGGGTCGAGCACTGGCGGAGAGGCTAA
- a CDS encoding alcohol dehydrogenase catalytic domain-containing protein — protein sequence METMRGAVLLGPEEIQVQDIPVPRPGPGELLMRVEAATTCGTDVKVFKRGGHPRMLKVPTLFGHEMAGTVAAVGEGVSKFSVGDNIVAANSASCGECDYCQRGRENLCDDLLYINGAFAEYLLVPKRFVDRNTHNIPNGLSFERAALTEPLACVLHGMDACELDRYGETEVIVFGGGPIGLLFVGALAMSGHQVILADPNPSRLDVGKALGAAKTVKIVRGGGQADAVRAVTDEGKGAWVAVDASGVPEVWVDAINCVRPGGLVNLFGGCAPGTSIELDTHLVHYSELTVKGVYHHRPDTIRRALQLLADPAFKADLLLSAEMSVEDTEAALRSMIAKDSLKVVIKGNSS from the coding sequence ATGGAAACCATGCGGGGGGCGGTGCTCTTGGGACCTGAAGAGATACAGGTTCAGGATATTCCTGTTCCCCGTCCGGGTCCTGGCGAACTATTGATGCGCGTTGAAGCCGCGACTACATGCGGCACAGATGTAAAAGTTTTTAAGCGCGGTGGGCATCCGCGCATGCTGAAGGTTCCGACCCTGTTTGGTCATGAAATGGCTGGAACTGTGGCAGCGGTAGGAGAGGGTGTTAGCAAATTTTCTGTGGGCGATAACATTGTTGCTGCCAACTCTGCTTCGTGCGGGGAGTGTGACTATTGCCAGCGGGGTCGCGAAAACCTATGCGACGATTTACTGTATATAAATGGCGCATTTGCTGAGTATTTGTTGGTTCCTAAGCGCTTTGTCGACCGTAATACCCACAACATACCGAACGGTTTGTCTTTCGAGCGTGCAGCCCTGACAGAGCCGCTGGCGTGTGTGCTGCACGGCATGGATGCGTGTGAGTTAGATCGGTATGGTGAGACAGAGGTCATTGTCTTTGGCGGGGGTCCGATTGGGTTATTGTTCGTCGGCGCGCTGGCCATGTCAGGGCATCAGGTCATCCTGGCCGATCCCAACCCGAGTCGCTTGGACGTCGGTAAGGCTTTGGGGGCTGCGAAGACTGTGAAGATCGTCAGAGGCGGAGGACAGGCCGACGCGGTTCGAGCGGTCACTGATGAAGGCAAAGGAGCGTGGGTCGCCGTTGATGCATCCGGCGTTCCCGAAGTCTGGGTGGATGCCATAAACTGCGTTCGGCCGGGCGGATTGGTCAACCTGTTTGGCGGCTGTGCACCGGGCACGTCGATTGAGTTGGATACCCACTTGGTTCACTACAGCGAACTGACGGTCAAGGGCGTTTACCACCATCGGCCTGATACCATCCGCCGGGCGCTGCAACTCCTGGCCGACCCGGCGTTTAAGGCGGACCTGTTGTTGTCTGCTGAAATGTCGGTTGAGGATACGGAAGCAGCGCTGCGTTCGATGATCGCTAAGGATAGTTTGAAGGTTGTGATCAAGGGGAACAGTAGCTAA
- a CDS encoding alcohol dehydrogenase catalytic domain-containing protein, producing the protein MQSNGLHNVVACQGSDKTALEQRPMPEVGAGELLLKLRVVGFCGTDLFKLNTGSASVGTVLGHELVGEVVAVGDGVEGFNVGNRVAVPHHVPCGKCVVCRRGNETMCETFRENLMEPGGFADTVLIRPRAVELAAHVLPDHVSDEAAVFVEPAACVLRGVERSGITAEGTAVVLGGGSMGLLHLLVLHAALPGVKVIVIDPVPERRELALELGAAKAAMPGNEALAVVKSLTDDTGADAIFDTVGGNRTLQAGLDLSRQGGSIVLFAHAGDGERADFDLNDLFKYERRILGTYSGAVKEQVGIFELITSGALDPTPLVTHSMPLDEFQKGVDLVRQHKALKVLFTPSRESA; encoded by the coding sequence ATGCAATCAAACGGCCTTCACAACGTTGTTGCCTGCCAAGGAAGCGATAAAACCGCCCTGGAACAGCGGCCTATGCCGGAGGTTGGTGCTGGGGAATTATTGCTAAAACTTCGGGTCGTGGGCTTTTGTGGTACTGATTTATTTAAGCTGAATACCGGCAGTGCCTCTGTTGGCACCGTGTTGGGCCATGAATTGGTTGGCGAAGTTGTTGCCGTTGGTGATGGCGTTGAAGGTTTTAACGTTGGAAACCGAGTCGCTGTCCCGCACCACGTGCCATGCGGTAAATGCGTGGTGTGCAGACGTGGTAATGAAACCATGTGCGAGACATTTCGTGAGAATTTGATGGAGCCGGGGGGATTTGCCGACACGGTCTTAATCCGTCCGCGCGCTGTCGAGCTCGCCGCCCACGTCCTGCCGGATCATGTGAGCGACGAGGCCGCGGTGTTTGTGGAGCCTGCGGCGTGCGTGCTGCGCGGTGTGGAAAGGTCCGGTATCACAGCCGAAGGGACCGCCGTGGTCTTAGGTGGCGGCAGTATGGGGTTGCTGCATCTATTGGTTTTGCATGCTGCGTTGCCAGGAGTGAAGGTCATCGTCATTGATCCTGTGCCCGAACGACGAGAACTCGCGCTGGAACTGGGGGCGGCTAAAGCAGCTATGCCCGGTAATGAGGCCTTGGCAGTGGTGAAATCTTTGACCGATGACACCGGTGCCGATGCGATATTCGATACGGTTGGCGGGAATAGGACTTTGCAGGCGGGGCTCGACCTGTCGCGGCAAGGCGGGTCCATTGTGCTATTCGCCCATGCTGGAGATGGCGAGCGGGCTGATTTTGATTTGAATGATTTATTCAAGTACGAACGCCGAATTTTGGGGACCTATTCTGGTGCGGTCAAAGAACAAGTGGGCATTTTTGAATTGATCACGTCCGGTGCCTTGGATCCGACGCCTTTGGTGACCCATTCCATGCCGCTGGATGAATTTCAAAAGGGTGTCGATTTGGTGCGCCAGCATAAGGCGCTCAAAGTCCTGTTCACGCCTTCGCGGGAGTCTGCGTAA
- a CDS encoding 3-keto-5-aminohexanoate cleavage protein, with amino-acid sequence MAKSVIITCAVTGSIHTPSMSEYLPLTPNEIAEGAIAAAEAGASILHLHARDPEDGKPTASADRFMEFLPRIKQSTDAVVNITTGGGHGMTLEERCAGALRASPEMTSLNMGSMNFGLYPILDKPFDWKHKWEPEYLEMTRDFIFRNTFKDIEWVLQELGEGHGVRFEFECYDMGHLYNLAHFVDRGLVKPPFFVQTIFGILGGIGADIENLTHMRRMANKLFGEENYEWSILAAGRHQMAFTTTGAILGGNVRVGLEDSLYIGKGKLAKSNAEQVSKIRRIVEDLSLEVATPTEARQRLALKGGDQVAF; translated from the coding sequence ATGGCTAAAAGCGTCATCATTACCTGTGCAGTCACAGGATCAATTCACACCCCATCCATGTCGGAATATTTGCCCCTTACCCCCAATGAAATAGCCGAAGGCGCCATTGCTGCGGCCGAGGCTGGAGCTTCTATCCTGCACCTACATGCCCGCGACCCGGAAGATGGTAAACCGACTGCATCTGCAGACAGGTTCATGGAATTCCTGCCGCGCATTAAGCAGTCCACGGACGCTGTGGTCAACATTACTACTGGCGGCGGACACGGCATGACATTGGAAGAACGCTGCGCCGGCGCGCTTCGGGCCAGTCCTGAAATGACGTCGTTGAACATGGGTTCCATGAACTTCGGCCTCTACCCCATCCTAGACAAACCTTTCGACTGGAAACACAAATGGGAGCCGGAATACCTGGAAATGACCCGCGACTTCATCTTTAGAAACACGTTTAAGGACATTGAATGGGTCTTACAGGAACTCGGCGAAGGCCACGGCGTTCGGTTTGAATTCGAATGCTATGACATGGGACATCTCTATAACCTCGCCCACTTCGTTGACCGGGGCCTCGTCAAACCGCCGTTCTTCGTTCAAACCATCTTTGGCATTCTGGGCGGCATCGGTGCCGATATTGAAAATCTGACCCACATGCGACGCATGGCTAACAAGCTGTTCGGTGAGGAAAACTACGAATGGTCAATCTTGGCAGCAGGACGCCACCAAATGGCTTTTACCACGACAGGCGCAATTTTGGGCGGTAATGTCCGGGTGGGGCTGGAAGATTCGCTCTACATCGGCAAAGGCAAACTCGCCAAGTCCAACGCCGAACAAGTCAGCAAAATCAGGCGCATCGTTGAAGATCTTTCGTTGGAAGTTGCGACCCCAACCGAAGCCCGCCAACGCTTGGCCCTAAAAGGCGGCGACCAAGTGGCGTTTTAG
- a CDS encoding ABC transporter ATP-binding protein produces MTTSLQVEDLRVAFATDGGDLAAVDGVSFALQAGRTLGLVGESGCGKSVTALSLLGLVPPPGHITGGRISYGGDDLLELTEPELTALRGKRIGMIFQEPMTALNPVFSVGAQVAEALWLHEPMSKADAHSQAVQMLEQVGIADAAARADSYPHQLSGGMRQRVMIAMALICKPDILIADEPTTALDVTVQAQILDLIMEMQAELGLAVLFISHDLGVVSEIADEVMVMYAGRVVEQESATHLFATPNHPYTQGLIATLPQSHTKNERLPAIPGQVPDLRNLPGGCAFAPRCPIAEDRCRVETPPLVDGTACWKGGS; encoded by the coding sequence TTGACCACCTCCCTTCAGGTTGAAGACCTCCGCGTTGCCTTCGCAACGGACGGCGGAGACCTAGCCGCCGTTGATGGCGTTTCGTTTGCTCTCCAAGCGGGTAGAACCCTCGGGTTGGTGGGCGAATCGGGCTGTGGGAAGTCGGTTACGGCCCTGTCGCTGTTAGGCCTAGTGCCGCCGCCAGGACACATCACGGGCGGGCGGATTTCATATGGCGGCGATGACCTTCTGGAACTCACCGAGCCAGAACTCACGGCCCTTCGCGGTAAGCGCATTGGCATGATCTTCCAAGAACCGATGACCGCGCTCAACCCTGTATTTTCAGTTGGGGCACAGGTCGCTGAAGCCTTGTGGCTGCATGAACCTATGAGCAAGGCGGACGCTCACAGCCAAGCCGTGCAGATGCTGGAACAGGTCGGAATTGCCGATGCGGCAGCGCGGGCCGATAGCTATCCCCACCAACTTTCCGGCGGCATGCGTCAGCGGGTGATGATTGCGATGGCGTTGATCTGTAAGCCCGATATTCTGATCGCAGACGAGCCTACCACGGCGCTCGACGTCACCGTTCAGGCGCAAATTCTCGACCTAATCATGGAGATGCAGGCGGAATTGGGGCTGGCTGTTTTGTTTATTTCTCACGATCTAGGGGTGGTCTCTGAAATTGCTGACGAGGTCATGGTGATGTACGCGGGCCGGGTGGTTGAACAGGAATCTGCCACCCATTTGTTTGCTACCCCAAATCATCCCTACACCCAGGGACTCATCGCTACCTTGCCTCAGTCTCATACTAAAAATGAACGTCTTCCGGCGATCCCAGGGCAGGTTCCAGACCTGCGTAACCTACCCGGAGGTTGCGCGTTTGCGCCTCGCTGCCCCATTGCGGAAGACCGGTGCAGGGTTGAAACACCACCGTTAGTCGACGGTACAGCGTGTTGGAAGGGCGGATCATGA
- a CDS encoding dipeptide ABC transporter ATP-binding protein — protein sequence MSHPPLLQAPLLQARAITHRFPVSHGRNLVAVNNADLDLYAGETLAIVGESGCGKTTLARAVSWLVPPTGGSVHLEGVELGKLSKKDLRHARQEIQMVFQDPYGSLNPRQPVGAAIAEPLTIHRIGTARERTEKVAALMESVGLRPDDVNRYPHQFSGGQRQRVAIARAIALEPKIIVADEPVSALDVSVQSQVLNLLADLKEAHSLTFLFISHDLTVVRHFADRVAVMYLGKIVEEGPVAEVFENPRHPYTQALIAAAPKIGEGKRTPGSTLKGDVPSPLNPPSGCAFHPRCPVAVDRCRREAPLLKGGVACHLNEEGGS from the coding sequence ATGAGCCACCCCCCCCTCCTCCAAGCCCCCCTCCTCCAAGCTCGGGCCATCACTCATCGCTTTCCTGTCTCCCATGGCAGAAACCTCGTGGCGGTGAACAACGCCGATCTCGACCTATATGCAGGAGAGACCCTGGCCATCGTCGGAGAATCTGGCTGCGGCAAGACGACCTTGGCCCGCGCGGTCTCGTGGCTTGTTCCGCCGACCGGTGGCAGCGTCCACCTGGAAGGAGTGGAGTTGGGCAAACTTTCAAAAAAAGACCTCCGACACGCCCGGCAAGAAATTCAAATGGTCTTTCAGGACCCATACGGATCATTGAACCCACGCCAGCCTGTGGGGGCAGCCATTGCTGAGCCACTGACCATTCACCGCATTGGCACGGCACGGGAACGAACAGAGAAAGTGGCGGCGCTTATGGAGTCGGTAGGGCTGCGCCCGGACGACGTTAACCGCTATCCACACCAGTTTTCAGGTGGCCAACGCCAACGCGTCGCCATCGCCCGCGCCATTGCTTTGGAGCCCAAAATCATCGTCGCTGATGAGCCGGTTTCAGCCTTAGATGTGTCAGTACAGAGCCAAGTCTTGAACCTATTGGCTGACCTGAAGGAGGCGCACAGCCTCACCTTCCTATTCATCAGCCATGACTTAACCGTCGTCCGGCACTTCGCAGATCGGGTCGCAGTAATGTATCTCGGTAAAATTGTTGAGGAAGGTCCCGTTGCAGAAGTCTTCGAGAATCCCAGACATCCCTATACCCAAGCCCTAATTGCCGCTGCACCCAAGATCGGCGAAGGCAAGCGCACACCCGGCAGCACGCTCAAGGGTGACGTGCCAAGCCCGCTGAACCCACCTTCAGGCTGTGCATTCCATCCTCGTTGCCCGGTGGCGGTTGATCGATGCCGGAGGGAGGCTCCGTTATTGAAGGGCGGCGTCGCTTGCCACCTAAATGAAGAGGGCGGGTCATGA
- a CDS encoding ABC transporter permease produces the protein MIGYLGHRALHSLIVLSVMSFVIYGLMGLMPGDPIDLMISADPKLTSEDAIRLRELYGLDKSIMERYGNWLGAAVSGDFGYSRLFAKPVLDVLFPALANTVVLIGIAIGLSLLIGLPAGLIAALKPYSKLDYSINLLAFGGISMPAFWLALLLIILFAVTWGVLPAGGTGELAAGGAWTKLQFLVLPVMTLTIASVGGHTRYMRAAMLETLRQDYIRTAKAKGAGQVRIVLVHALRNAMIPVVTIIALDFGFLFSGALVTETVFAYPGMGKLIFDSIMGNDFNLALVALLLATGVTLIGNLLADLAYAWLDPRISYR, from the coding sequence ATGATTGGTTATTTAGGCCACCGCGCTCTGCATTCCTTGATCGTGCTGTCTGTCATGTCGTTTGTCATTTACGGGCTGATGGGCTTGATGCCGGGTGATCCAATTGACCTGATGATCAGCGCGGACCCTAAGCTCACAAGCGAAGACGCTATTCGGTTGCGCGAACTATATGGACTGGATAAGTCGATTATGGAGCGTTATGGAAACTGGCTGGGAGCTGCAGTTTCCGGAGACTTTGGGTATTCTCGATTGTTCGCCAAACCCGTGCTGGATGTTTTGTTCCCGGCACTCGCCAATACAGTGGTGCTCATTGGGATCGCGATTGGACTTTCGTTGCTGATTGGCCTGCCTGCTGGTTTGATTGCGGCCCTAAAGCCCTATTCCAAGTTGGACTACTCAATTAATTTGCTCGCGTTCGGCGGGATTTCCATGCCGGCATTCTGGCTGGCCCTGCTGCTGATTATCTTATTCGCCGTAACATGGGGGGTTCTACCGGCGGGTGGAACTGGAGAGTTGGCGGCGGGCGGTGCTTGGACCAAGCTTCAGTTCCTGGTTCTACCGGTGATGACCCTGACCATCGCCAGCGTCGGCGGCCATACCCGCTATATGCGGGCGGCGATGCTTGAGACGCTCCGCCAAGACTACATTCGCACGGCCAAGGCCAAGGGAGCCGGGCAGGTTCGGATCGTCCTTGTCCACGCCCTCCGGAACGCAATGATTCCGGTCGTTACCATTATCGCGCTGGATTTTGGCTTCCTATTTTCAGGTGCCCTGGTGACGGAAACGGTGTTTGCCTATCCCGGCATGGGCAAGCTGATCTTCGACTCAATCATGGGCAACGATTTTAACTTAGCGTTGGTGGCGCTTTTGCTGGCAACAGGCGTGACCTTGATCGGGAACTTATTAGCGGATTTGGCCTATGCCTGGTTGGACCCGAGGATTTCCTATAGATGA
- a CDS encoding ABC transporter permease — protein sequence MTASTTLLSLAYKRFKRHKLALASGLVLIVLTVLALGAPVAEAILGIAADDVDLLARFSGPSASHPLGTDELGRDFLIRLLYGGQVSLMVGMTAALAAAGLGTAVGLYAGYHGGRADAFLMRFTDGIISLPLLPLLIVLAALDLEKVGIPDAIANSENVSLYRIILIVALVGWTTVARLVRGAALSLRERDFVLAARSHGASDLRIMGVHILPNLVSPIVVATTLSVGNVILLESVLSFLGLGIQPPLPSWGNLLTNAQELIWTAPALAVYPGMMIFTTVIAFNFLGDGLQDALDPKAME from the coding sequence ATGACCGCTTCAACCACCCTCCTCTCCCTCGCTTATAAGCGTTTTAAGCGCCATAAGCTGGCCCTTGCCAGTGGACTGGTACTAATCGTGCTGACGGTGCTGGCCCTCGGCGCACCGGTGGCTGAGGCCATTCTTGGTATTGCCGCAGATGACGTAGATTTGTTGGCGAGGTTCTCAGGTCCCTCAGCCAGCCATCCTCTGGGCACGGATGAGTTAGGACGCGATTTCCTGATTCGCCTGCTCTACGGCGGCCAAGTATCGTTGATGGTCGGCATGACGGCAGCCTTGGCCGCGGCTGGATTGGGCACTGCTGTTGGCCTATACGCGGGATATCATGGCGGCAGGGCCGATGCGTTCTTAATGCGATTTACGGATGGCATTATTTCGTTGCCGCTTCTGCCGCTGCTGATCGTGCTTGCGGCGCTGGATTTGGAAAAGGTTGGCATTCCCGACGCCATCGCCAATTCCGAAAACGTCAGCCTTTATCGGATTATCCTGATCGTTGCCTTGGTTGGATGGACGACAGTCGCGCGGTTGGTTCGGGGGGCGGCATTAAGTCTGAGAGAAAGGGATTTCGTGCTCGCCGCCCGCTCCCACGGGGCCAGTGACCTGCGCATCATGGGGGTCCATATTCTGCCCAATCTGGTTTCCCCGATCGTTGTTGCGACGACCTTATCGGTGGGCAACGTGATCCTTCTAGAATCAGTGCTGAGCTTTTTAGGACTTGGCATACAACCGCCCCTCCCGAGCTGGGGGAATCTGCTTACGAACGCACAGGAATTAATCTGGACCGCGCCCGCCTTGGCGGTTTACCCAGGCATGATGATCTTCACCACCGTTATTGCCTTTAATTTCCTAGGCGACGGTTTGCAAGACGCATTGGACCCAAAAGCGATGGAATAA
- a CDS encoding redoxin domain-containing protein, translating to MAPGGTGAVNISSELNVMAADSMLGLIQAPEINRSGIDWFNIDAPVKISDLHGRLGVIAFWVSGCFPCINTLSVLKTIEDEFPDDASVVSIHAPTFPAEPASAQLLKVIDYHGITLPVAHDIKLELWTSYKINTCPTLIITDPSGKIIGSLPGEPDPDKLIPGLARMILDWQAGGLFDAGRA from the coding sequence TTGGCACCCGGCGGAACGGGAGCCGTCAATATTAGCAGTGAATTAAACGTGATGGCGGCTGATAGCATGCTGGGTCTTATTCAAGCACCGGAAATAAACCGGAGTGGCATCGATTGGTTTAATATTGATGCGCCGGTGAAAATCAGCGACCTTCACGGACGTCTGGGTGTTATTGCATTTTGGGTATCAGGCTGCTTTCCCTGCATTAATACTCTTTCCGTTCTCAAAACCATTGAGGACGAATTCCCCGATGATGCCTCCGTTGTCAGCATTCACGCGCCAACATTTCCGGCAGAGCCTGCTTCGGCTCAACTCCTAAAAGTTATTGATTACCATGGGATTACCCTGCCTGTAGCCCATGATATCAAACTGGAACTGTGGACCAGCTATAAAATTAATACCTGCCCGACCCTCATAATTACCGACCCGAGTGGTAAAATTATTGGTTCCCTGCCAGGAGAACCAGACCCGGACAAGCTTATCCCTGGTCTTGCCCGTATGATCTTGGATTGGCAGGCGGGTGGCCTATTTGATGCCGGAAGAGCTTAA
- a CDS encoding aspartate aminotransferase family protein: MTNQGNSAASRDIANYLHPYTNLRAHEKSGPLVITRGEGVRVFDDSGNGYIEGMAGLWCTSLGFGEERLVEAAVAQMRKLPFYHGFGGKVPDIGIELAERLINLAPCPMSKVFFANSGSEAIDTAIKLTRYFNNAKGRPEKKKLISRTKAYHGVTLAAASLTRLPINQTDFDLPIPGILYTDCPHYYRFAEDGESEEAFSARLADNLEKLIVDEGPDTIAAFFAEPVQGAGGVIVPPAGYFEKVQAILKKYDILFVADEVICGFGRTANMWGSTTFDLKPDMITMAKALSSAYLPISALMISDEMYQALADNSAKIGMLGHGYTYGGHPVPAAVAVETLKIYEERDTIGHVRQVSPTLQDGLNKFADHPMVGEVRGVGLVAGVELVQSKETKEAFDPSAKVGMKLVSIAQERGLIGRAIGDTIAFSPPLIISDAEIEEMIGIFAAALDETHDWAKGEGLLP, encoded by the coding sequence ATGACGAACCAAGGCAACTCGGCCGCCAGCCGGGACATCGCGAACTATTTGCATCCCTACACGAACCTCCGCGCTCACGAAAAATCCGGCCCCTTGGTCATTACCCGCGGCGAAGGTGTTCGCGTGTTTGATGATTCCGGCAACGGATATATCGAAGGCATGGCCGGGCTGTGGTGCACGTCTTTGGGATTTGGCGAAGAACGCTTGGTCGAAGCTGCCGTGGCGCAAATGCGGAAACTGCCATTTTATCATGGATTTGGCGGAAAAGTTCCCGATATCGGCATCGAATTGGCTGAAAGGCTAATAAACCTCGCGCCTTGCCCCATGTCCAAGGTGTTTTTTGCAAACTCCGGGTCAGAAGCCATCGACACAGCAATCAAGCTGACGCGCTATTTCAATAACGCCAAAGGTCGTCCTGAGAAAAAGAAGCTCATTTCACGGACTAAAGCCTATCACGGTGTGACCCTTGCCGCCGCCAGCCTGACCCGGCTGCCGATCAACCAGACAGATTTTGATCTGCCCATTCCCGGTATTCTCTACACCGATTGCCCGCACTATTACCGCTTTGCTGAAGACGGCGAGAGCGAAGAGGCATTCTCTGCCCGTCTTGCAGACAATCTCGAAAAGCTAATCGTGGACGAAGGCCCGGATACCATTGCCGCCTTTTTCGCTGAGCCGGTCCAAGGTGCTGGCGGGGTTATCGTGCCCCCTGCAGGCTACTTTGAAAAAGTTCAGGCGATCTTGAAGAAATACGACATCCTGTTCGTCGCAGATGAAGTCATTTGTGGGTTTGGCCGCACCGCCAATATGTGGGGCAGCACCACGTTTGACCTGAAACCGGACATGATCACCATGGCGAAGGCGCTATCGTCGGCGTATCTCCCTATTTCAGCCCTGATGATTAGCGACGAAATGTATCAAGCCCTTGCCGACAACAGCGCCAAGATCGGCATGCTGGGTCATGGCTACACCTATGGTGGCCATCCTGTGCCCGCTGCTGTCGCCGTGGAAACCCTCAAAATTTACGAAGAGCGCGATACCATCGGACACGTTCGCCAAGTCTCCCCTACACTGCAAGACGGCCTTAATAAATTCGCAGATCACCCAATGGTCGGCGAAGTCAGGGGTGTAGGTTTGGTCGCTGGTGTGGAACTGGTCCAGAGCAAAGAAACCAAAGAAGCATTCGATCCGTCAGCAAAGGTTGGCATGAAGCTCGTCTCCATCGCTCAGGAACGGGGACTAATTGGTCGTGCTATCGGTGACACCATCGCGTTTTCGCCGCCGTTGATTATCAGCGATGCCGAAATCGAAGAAATGATCGGCATTTTCGCCGCGGCGTTGGATGAAACCCATGATTGGGCCAAGGGTGAAGGTTTATTGCCTTAA